A window of the Tiliqua scincoides isolate rTilSci1 chromosome 5, rTilSci1.hap2, whole genome shotgun sequence genome harbors these coding sequences:
- the LOC136654019 gene encoding vomeronasal type-2 receptor 26-like: MEVLFSGFQNPLNYNCGMKVKLRAIIGGLTTFNARQMPHIVNLYRIPQLSYGSFDPALSDKTQFPSLYRMIPNEKAQYDGIVQLLRHFGWTWVGLIVSDDDSGETFWRILKSRLLQSHICIAFREVVPTLKSFLGEMEKQIHDQLERTRSTISSAKSNVILVHGGFRSMEGLRKILSKSEYDEMKPIERLHSFLKNVHFNNSVGEEIFFDENMDLAAPYDIMNTVTYPNKSFHRIRVGRMDSWAPAGKEFTINRSAIVWNHKYNQPKTITYLSCQEPLGITLISLALFFSAVTGIVMWVFIQHHDTPIVKANNWSITCALLCSLLLCFLCSFLFIGQPGRVTCLLRQSVFGIIFSTAVSCVLAKTLTVVVAFMATKPGNRMRKWVGKRLAVSVIILSSLTQSAICAVWLTTSPPFPESDMRSQSTQIVLQCNEGSPTMFYIVLGYMGFLAIISFAVAFFARKLPDTFNEAKLITFSMLVFCSVWVSFIPAYLSTKGKYMVAVEIFSILVSSAGLLGCIFIPKVYIIVLKPELNTREQLVRKKDFAT; encoded by the exons atggaagttcttttctcaggATTTCAGAATCCCCTCAATTACAATTGTGGAATGAAAGTCAAGCTAAGGGCTATCATTGGAGGACTCACCACTTTCAACGCCAGGCAGATGCCCCACATTGTCAATCTCTACAGGATACCACAG CTCAGTTACGGCTCCTTTGATCCGGCCTTaagtgacaaaactcagttcccctccttataccggatgatcccaaatgaaaaggctcagtacgatgggattgtgcagctgcttcggcatttcggatggacctgggttggcctcattgtctcagatgaTGACAGCGGAGAGACCTTCTGGCGGATCCTGAAGTCCAGGCTCctccagagccacatttgcatcgcttttagggaagttgttccaaCGCTCAAGTCCTTCTtgggagaaatggaaaagcagattcatgaccaactggaacgaacacgttccaccatctcctcagccaaaagcaacGTGATTCTTGTTCATGGGGGGTTTCGTTCCATGGAGGGTTTACGCAAGATTCTATCAAAAAGTGAAtatgatgaaatgaaaccaatagagagg cttcactcctttctgaaaaatgttcacttCAACAACAGTGTcggggaagaaatattctttgatgaaaacatggatttggcagctccatatgatatcatgaacacagtcacatatcccaataagtcctttcatagaatccGTGTTGGACGGATGGACTCCTGGGCTcctgcaggaaaagagttcaccatcaacagaagtgccatagtgtggaatcacaagtacAACCAA cctaaaacaataacttacttgtcgtgtcaagagcccttgggaattacactgatttccttggctctcttcttttctgcagtcactggaatagtgatgtgggtcttcattcaacaccacgatactcccatagtcaaggccaacaactggagcatcacctgtgccctcctctgctctctgctgctttgcttcctctgctcctttctgttcattggccagcctgggagggtgacctgccttctccgccaaagcgtgtttggcatcatcttctccactgctgtttcctgtgtgttggccaaaaccctcactgtggtggtggccttcatggccaccaagcctggaaacaggatgaggaaatgggtagggaaaagactggcagtgtcggtcatcatactctcttctctgactcagagtgccatctgtgcagtgtggctgaccacatctccccccttcccagaatcagacatgcgtTCTCAATCCACTCAGATCGTAttgcaatgcaatgaaggttcacccaccatgttctacattgtgcttggctacatgggctttctggccatcatcagctttgccgtggctttctttgccagaaaactgccagatactttcaatgaagccaagttgatcaccttcagcatgctggtgttctgcagtgtctgggtatcatttatcccggcctacttgagcacaaaggggaaatacatggtggccgtggagatcttctccatcttggtctccagtgctggattgctgggttgcatcttcatccctaaagtctacattattgtactgaagcctgaactgaataccagggaacagctagtaaggaaaaaggattttgctacctga